From Desulfovibrio legallii, one genomic window encodes:
- a CDS encoding purine-nucleoside phosphorylase, whose translation MQNPQEVQRAAAELTKRLSAGLSAPALPAPSGADEPVGIVLGTGLSGLADKMADARAVPYDALPGFPPSSVASHSGAFLCGRFPARCGEDEGLGRAVIIQQGRCHLYEGRSPAEVCMGVRVMAGLGVRTLIVTNAAGALNPNFDAGSIMCMTDMINHTGVSPLTGLNCDAWGPRFPDMSEPFDPQLRDLAVETACKMGIRLERGVYIGVHGPEMETPAETRLYRQWGADAVGMSTVLEVIAARHLGLRVLGLSCLTNKNRPDCMAPVSLEEVIAAAQTTGRQLGRLIRALVTKL comes from the coding sequence ATGCAAAATCCGCAGGAAGTCCAGCGCGCTGCCGCCGAGCTGACCAAGCGCCTGTCGGCCGGGCTGTCCGCACCGGCCCTTCCCGCGCCCTCGGGCGCGGACGAACCCGTGGGCATTGTCCTGGGCACAGGCCTTTCCGGCCTGGCGGACAAAATGGCCGACGCCCGCGCCGTCCCTTACGACGCGCTGCCGGGCTTTCCCCCGTCCAGCGTGGCCTCGCACAGCGGGGCCTTCCTCTGCGGGCGCTTCCCCGCCCGCTGCGGCGAGGACGAGGGCCTGGGGCGGGCGGTCATCATCCAGCAGGGGCGCTGCCATCTTTATGAAGGCCGCAGCCCGGCGGAAGTCTGTATGGGGGTGCGGGTCATGGCTGGCCTGGGCGTGCGCACCCTTATCGTCACCAACGCCGCCGGGGCCCTCAACCCCAATTTCGACGCCGGTTCCATCATGTGCATGACAGACATGATCAACCACACCGGGGTTTCGCCGCTTACGGGCCTCAACTGCGACGCCTGGGGGCCACGCTTTCCCGACATGAGCGAGCCTTTTGACCCGCAGCTGCGGGATCTGGCCGTGGAAACCGCCTGCAAAATGGGCATCCGGCTGGAGCGCGGCGTCTACATCGGCGTGCACGGCCCGGAAATGGAAACCCCGGCGGAAACGCGCCTTTACCGCCAGTGGGGGGCCGACGCCGTAGGCATGAGCACCGTGCTGGAGGTCATTGCCGCCCGCCACCTGGGGCTGCGGGTCCTGGGGCTTTCCTGCCTGACCAACAAAAACCGCCCCGACTGCATGGCCCCGGTATCGCTGGAAGAGGTCATTGCCGCGGCGCAGACCACGGGCAGGCAGCTGGGCCGCCTGATCCGGGCACTGGTGACAAAACTTTGA
- a CDS encoding ATP-binding protein — MDTLQEGSALQNHKVLVANRGEIAMRIMRACRKLGLAFAAVYTAEDAASGHVRLAQEIGGEKSLYRVASYHDANELMAVADDAGCTAVHPGYGFFAEDFRFARRVAKRDRKMIFIGPSWKIIRELGDKINTKRLARSLGVPTVPGSDRPIYDEMEAERIAKSVFEFQAQQGIKRPLVLVKASAGGGGMGIEEVYDPDQFRSVFRRVRSYALRQFKDEGVLIEQRITDFNHLEVQVVSDRSGANPVHFGTRNCSIQSTGRQKRIEVAPGFAPETLEYTFDATKVLHDIVDYSLTMARKVGYDNVGTWEWIVTRQGEPFLMEVNTRIQVENGVSARISKVKGQGDVDLIAEQIRIGLGEALGYAQADISFEGVGIEYRLIAEDPDNNFTPWVGRIEKFAWRDQPWLTVLTHVPSTEPYEIPTEFDPNLALAIVWGQDLEEAKARGLEFLGDLRLEGHNGAGEALKSNVGFLTAHTERILRF, encoded by the coding sequence TTGGATACCCTTCAGGAAGGCTCTGCCTTGCAAAACCACAAAGTCCTGGTGGCCAACCGGGGTGAAATAGCCATGCGCATCATGCGGGCCTGCCGCAAGCTGGGCCTGGCCTTTGCCGCCGTGTACACAGCGGAGGACGCGGCATCGGGCCATGTGCGCCTGGCCCAGGAGATCGGAGGCGAAAAAAGCCTCTACCGCGTGGCCTCCTACCACGACGCCAATGAGCTGATGGCCGTGGCCGATGATGCGGGCTGCACCGCCGTGCATCCCGGCTACGGTTTTTTTGCCGAGGACTTCCGCTTTGCCCGGCGCGTGGCCAAACGCGACCGCAAGATGATTTTCATCGGCCCTTCGTGGAAGATCATCCGCGAGCTGGGGGACAAAATCAACACCAAGCGCCTGGCCCGCAGCCTGGGCGTGCCCACGGTGCCCGGATCGGACAGGCCCATTTACGACGAAATGGAAGCCGAGCGCATTGCCAAAAGCGTCTTTGAGTTCCAGGCGCAGCAGGGCATCAAGCGTCCGCTGGTGCTGGTCAAGGCCTCAGCGGGCGGCGGCGGCATGGGCATTGAAGAAGTGTACGATCCGGACCAGTTCCGCTCCGTGTTCCGGCGGGTGCGCAGCTACGCCCTCAGGCAGTTCAAGGACGAAGGCGTGCTCATTGAGCAGCGCATCACTGATTTCAACCACCTGGAAGTGCAGGTGGTTTCTGACCGCAGCGGCGCGAACCCCGTGCATTTCGGCACGCGCAACTGCTCCATCCAGTCCACGGGAAGGCAGAAGCGCATTGAGGTGGCCCCCGGCTTTGCGCCGGAAACCCTGGAATATACTTTTGACGCCACCAAGGTGCTGCACGACATTGTGGACTACTCCCTGACCATGGCCCGCAAGGTGGGCTACGACAACGTGGGCACCTGGGAGTGGATCGTCACCCGCCAGGGCGAGCCTTTCCTTATGGAAGTGAATACCCGCATCCAGGTGGAAAACGGCGTTTCGGCGCGCATCTCCAAGGTTAAAGGGCAGGGGGACGTGGACCTCATTGCCGAGCAGATCCGCATCGGGCTGGGCGAAGCCCTGGGCTATGCCCAGGCGGACATCAGCTTTGAAGGCGTGGGCATAGAATACCGTCTGATCGCTGAAGACCCGGACAACAACTTCACCCCCTGGGTGGGGCGCATTGAGAAGTTTGCCTGGCGCGATCAGCCCTGGCTGACGGTGCTGACCCATGTGCCCAGCACGGAGCCCTATGAAATTCCTACGGAATTTGACCCCAACTTGGCCCTGGCCATTGTCTGGGGCCAAGACCTGGAGGAAGCCAAGGCCCGTGGGCTGGAATTTTTGGGCGATCTCAGGCTGGAGGGGCACAATGGCGCGGGCGAGGCCCTCAAGTCCAACGTGGGCTTCCTGACGGCCCATACGGAGCGCATCCTGCGTTTCTGA
- a CDS encoding DUF1847 domain-containing protein, which translates to MSSLTPPHCAACPFRREERLCMTPDGKHPPDCPTALCAAQAEACLADYEQPEVRRMAREAAIVERESYALRPDGMRLPCRPRILEIVAFAKAMDYRRLGLVFCIGLRAEAKETALIFEAHGLEVVSAVCKVGRIPKTRLGLAEGQLLCPRNPESMCNPLLQARLMNEAQVELNVLLGLCVGHDTLALRQLKAPTTVLAVKDRMLGHNPLAALYSGYFAYLKKPV; encoded by the coding sequence ATGAGCAGCCTTACCCCGCCGCATTGCGCCGCCTGTCCGTTCAGGCGAGAAGAGCGGCTGTGCATGACCCCGGACGGCAAGCACCCGCCGGATTGCCCCACGGCCCTCTGCGCCGCCCAGGCGGAAGCCTGCCTGGCGGACTACGAACAGCCGGAAGTCCGGCGCATGGCCCGTGAAGCGGCCATTGTGGAGCGCGAAAGCTATGCCCTGCGCCCCGACGGCATGCGCCTGCCCTGTCGGCCGCGCATTCTGGAAATTGTGGCCTTTGCCAAGGCCATGGACTACCGGCGGCTGGGGCTTGTTTTCTGCATCGGCCTGCGCGCCGAGGCTAAGGAAACGGCCTTGATCTTTGAGGCCCACGGTCTGGAGGTGGTTTCGGCCGTCTGCAAGGTGGGGCGCATCCCCAAAACGCGCCTGGGGCTTGCGGAAGGGCAGCTCTTGTGCCCCCGGAACCCCGAAAGCATGTGCAACCCCTTGCTTCAGGCCCGACTCATGAACGAAGCCCAGGTGGAGCTCAACGTACTGCTGGGCCTTTGCGTGGGGCACGATACCCTGGCCCTGCGGCAGCTCAAGGCCCCGACCACCGTACTGGCCGTCAAGGACCGCATGCTTGGGCACAATCCCCTGGCCGCCCTGTATTCCGGCTATTTCGCCTATCTCAAAAAACCAGTGTAG